One Hippoglossus stenolepis isolate QCI-W04-F060 chromosome 9, HSTE1.2, whole genome shotgun sequence genomic region harbors:
- the hspb8 gene encoding heat shock protein beta-8: MAEGDFYTMGSRQRFPRDPFGESPFREQSPFREQLASRFMEDDFGIPPFPEDLAMDWPGWARPGRLSTRLGSSPFSSTLRSGFPVRHSSGGPALYTSRYGEASPRSSPTGTAAAGAGSPGGEPWKVCVNVHSFKPEELNVKTRDGFVEVSGKHEEKQEEGGIVTKNFTKKIQIPIDVDPVAVFASLSPEGVLIIEARQTPPYHLFCGEGPQGGETPEEEVPQPQEATVV; the protein is encoded by the exons ATGGCAGAGGGAGACTTCTACACGATGGGAAGCCGACAGAGGTTTCCCCGGGATCCGTTTGGAGAGTCCCCGTTCCGGGAGCAGTCTCCGTTCCGGGAGCAGCTCGCCTCCCGGTTCATGGAGGATGACTTCGGGATCCCTCCGTTCCCCGAGGACCTGGCGATGGACTGGCCGGGCTGGGCTCGACCGGGCCGGCTCAGCACCCGCCTGGGCTCGTCGCCCTTCAGCTCCACGTTACGCTCCGGTTTCCCCGTGCGTCATTCCAGCGGAGGCCCCGCGCTCTACACGAGCCGGTACGGAGAGGCCTCCCCGCGGAGCTCCCCCACCGGCACGGCCGCAGCGGGAGCCGGCAGCCCCGGGGGGGAGCCGTGGAAAGTGTGCGTGAACGTGCACAGCTTCAAACCAGAGGAATTAAACGTGAAAACGCGGGATGGGTTCGTAGAAGTGTCAG GGAAACATGAAGAGAAGCAGGAAGAAGGAGGAATAGTGACAAAGAATTTCACAAAGAAGATACA GATCCCGATAGACGTGGACCCTGTGGCGGTCTTCGCCTCTCTGTCCCCCGAGGGCGTCCTCATCATCGAAGCCCGACAGACGCCGCCGTATCACCTCTTCTGTGGCGAGGGCCCCCAGGGCGGCGAAACGCCGGAGGAGGAGGTTCCCCAGCCCCAAGAGGCCACCGTGGTCTGA